The nucleotide window TTCACCACCACCCAGGTAAAGAGCTCGATTTTGTTAGGACCACGGGGCTGCCATATACGTACCGTGTTCTGGCCCGCGAGGAATGAGAAGTTAGGGAAGATGGTGCAGGAGGAAACCGAACCGATCATATTGGAACGGAAATCACCCAGTCGCTCAGCCACTGATGGCTTAATGGTATGCAGATACTTATTTAACTGAGTATCCCCTAATACGGCGACATTACCCACGGTATCCAGAGCAAATTCATAACCGTGGCCGTTCCAGTTAACGGAGTAGGATTCGTCAAAATCACTCACCTTCGCAACAGAACCACCCAGCATAGCCCGTGCAGCAGAATCATGAGTCCAGCCTGCGTGAAGAATATCGCCGACAAAGTTTTCCGCTGCTATTTTCCAGTTACACTCATAGGTAGAGCGAATGCAACCGCCCACAAACTCAGTGCCACCCTCCTGATTATCAAACAGTGAATCAAGGTACCAGGTCATCGGCCCCAGATACTCTTCAAGGGTTGGACTTTCCGGATCGAATGTAGCGAAAATCAGCCCCTTGTATGAAGACACTTTAGCTACCTCTTTCAGACCCCACTTCGACTTATCAAAGTTACTGTCTTCATAGATACCTGATTCATGCTGACCAATCAGATTACCCTCAACATTGAAAGACCAGCCATGGTAGTTACAGATAAAGCCACGGGTGGAACCAGACTCAGAGAAGCAGACTTTGTTACCCCGGTGTGGACAGGCATTCAACAGTACCTTAACACCGCCACTTTTCTGACGAATAACGATAACTTCATCTTCACCCATGGTGGTGGTGATATAGTCGCCGGTTTTTTTAATTTGAGACTCGTGTCCGACAAACAGCCAGCAGCGGGCAAAGACTTTTTCCAGTTCCTGTTCATAGATCTTCTGATCGTAGAAAATTTCACCGGAAATACGGCCACCTTCAATATCACATACAGACTCAAGGCCTTCCAAACAATCTGTCGTATCTATCGTTTTTATCAAGTTGCTCATATCAAGTACCTTTAAGCTTTAGCAATAATGTTTTCATTGACTTCAATGACTGCAAAAACCTCATCACCCACAACTTCGACAGGATATGTTTGCAAATCAGTTTCACAGGGAAAGCCCTGCGCTTCACCGCTCGGAATATGGAACATTCCCCAGTGCACAGGACAGACAATCATGTCATCCTCAATGTCGCCTTCCGCCAGGGAAGCCGTTGCATGGGTGCACAGGTCAGCGGTCGCATAGAACTGGCCGCCCAGGTTATACACAGCGATATCGCCAAACTTATTATTTTCAATTTTCTTAACCTGATTTGCTTCCAGGTCAGTGGCTTTACACAGATATACTTTTTCCATGGGACTCAACTCGCTCTCAGTTCCATAAATCCAAGACCCGTTACCCATTCAGGCACCGGCTGGTACTCAATCAGTGATACCGTGCCGGCACCAACGGCTGCCATGGCACACACAAAGTTACGCAGCTCCATCGCGCCATTACCGCCCTGCTCCAGAATCTGCTCATCGGAGAGTTCGATCATCTGATCCAGATCCCGGTTACAACAGAGGTTAATGATCTGCTGGTCAAACTCAGGGTTTACCTTGCCCGACTCTTTAACACCCACCCAGTGACTGATACCGCCACTCCCGATTACCGCGACTTTCTCATCACTGTCAAAACGACTAACAGACGCAGCAATCTGCTCGCCCAGTTCACGGGAACGTTTCATTGAGATAAACGGATCCACCGCACTGCCCAGATAGACTGGAATCGCTTTGATTTCACGACCGCTGATCGCTTCAGCGCGCTGAACAATCAACTGATAAGGAATGGAGAACGCATGATCGGTCGTAAATGAACGGGCCACAGCCCAGTCAAATCCCTGTTCTGCGCCATCAGTGGCAATAAAGCTGGCCAGCGCTTCGTTGTTATTGACCAGTGCTTTGTTAAGCCCTGGCAGACGGTCAATCGGACCTTCAACATGGCCGGTACCAATACAGTATTTCGGCAGACAGGTCGTGCCAAACAGCATGTAGTGATCATTGC belongs to Amphritea atlantica and includes:
- a CDS encoding protocatechuate 3,4-dioxygenase, with amino-acid sequence MAKIVGGFLVPHDPIMFVAPNAPDKSVAEKAWGAYETCAQTLAAMDVSTVIIVGNDHYMLFGTTCLPKYCIGTGHVEGPIDRLPGLNKALVNNNEALASFIATDGAEQGFDWAVARSFTTDHAFSIPYQLIVQRAEAISGREIKAIPVYLGSAVDPFISMKRSRELGEQIAASVSRFDSDEKVAVIGSGGISHWVGVKESGKVNPEFDQQIINLCCNRDLDQMIELSDEQILEQGGNGAMELRNFVCAMAAVGAGTVSLIEYQPVPEWVTGLGFMELRAS
- a CDS encoding non-heme iron oxygenase ferredoxin subunit; protein product: MEKVYLCKATDLEANQVKKIENNKFGDIAVYNLGGQFYATADLCTHATASLAEGDIEDDMIVCPVHWGMFHIPSGEAQGFPCETDLQTYPVEVVGDEVFAVIEVNENIIAKA
- a CDS encoding Rieske 2Fe-2S domain-containing protein, which gives rise to MSNLIKTIDTTDCLEGLESVCDIEGGRISGEIFYDQKIYEQELEKVFARCWLFVGHESQIKKTGDYITTTMGEDEVIVIRQKSGGVKVLLNACPHRGNKVCFSESGSTRGFICNYHGWSFNVEGNLIGQHESGIYEDSNFDKSKWGLKEVAKVSSYKGLIFATFDPESPTLEEYLGPMTWYLDSLFDNQEGGTEFVGGCIRSTYECNWKIAAENFVGDILHAGWTHDSAARAMLGGSVAKVSDFDESYSVNWNGHGYEFALDTVGNVAVLGDTQLNKYLHTIKPSVAERLGDFRSNMIGSVSSCTIFPNFSFLAGQNTVRIWQPRGPNKIELFTWVVVNKSAPQDIKDRWRKGAMMTFSPTGVFEMDDGENWEYCTKTAKGKVTAKQDLFIGLGMDTYLEDTDLPANVYKGQLNEANSRAFYQRWQDLLQSKSWAEVPNRNKGKAEVEK